One genomic segment of Chitinibacter sp. FCG-7 includes these proteins:
- a CDS encoding response regulator: protein MHILIIEDDLDLGFALQQALKAEDISSEWRRSIADAPHYAQDMAFDCVLLDLTLPDGLGFDLLRRWRRAGIATPIIVITARSALDDRLAGLDGGADDFIIKPFATEELIARMRAVLRRYAQQASDVWIIGELHIEPRRYQVSLAGVPLELSPREFHLLLELAREPGIVVPKSALAQRLEPLGDAIDFGALEVHLSNLRRKIGAQKIRTVRGVGYMLVK, encoded by the coding sequence ATGCATATCCTCATCATTGAAGACGATCTCGATCTCGGGTTCGCACTGCAGCAGGCGCTCAAAGCCGAAGACATCAGCAGCGAATGGCGGCGCAGTATTGCCGACGCGCCGCATTACGCACAGGACATGGCTTTTGATTGTGTGCTGCTTGATCTGACGCTGCCCGACGGGCTGGGCTTTGATTTGCTCCGGCGCTGGCGGCGGGCGGGTATTGCCACGCCGATTATTGTGATTACCGCGCGTTCGGCGCTGGATGATAGGCTGGCGGGGCTGGATGGCGGGGCGGATGATTTCATTATCAAACCGTTTGCCACCGAGGAGTTGATTGCCCGCATGCGCGCTGTTTTGCGCCGTTATGCCCAGCAGGCCAGCGATGTCTGGATCATTGGCGAGCTGCACATTGAGCCACGGCGTTATCAGGTGAGTCTGGCGGGCGTGCCGCTGGAGTTGTCGCCGCGCGAATTTCATCTTTTGCTTGAGCTGGCCAGAGAGCCCGGGATTGTGGTGCCGAAAAGCGCACTGGCGCAGCGTCTGGAGCCGCTGGGGGATGCGATTGATTTTGGGGCGCTGGAAGTGCATCTGTCCAATCTGCGCCGGAAAATCGGCGCGCAAAAAATCCGCACCGTGCGCGGTGTTGGCTATATGTTGGTGAAATGA
- a CDS encoding bifunctional metallophosphatase/5'-nucleotidase → MHKPTTLAIALALAGVLNACGGSNDAIISNPSVTPAPASAPIEVKMLAINDFHGNLKPGGTVTIPDPADASKTIKVAAGGSEYMATWIKTLKAKNPNNIVVSAGDLIGASPLISALFHDEPTIEAMNELGLELNAVGNHEFDDGRDEVLRMQNGGCHPTDGCKGGATFTGAKFKFLAANVIDTASGKTLFPAYQTKTFGGVPVAFIGMTLKNTPQIVTPSGVAGLSFKDEADTVNALVPELKKQGIESIVVLVHEGATQGGGLNECKGVSGAIVDIVKRLDPAVDAVVSGHTHQAYNCQINGKLVTSANQYGRVISEIDLTIDPKTRDIIKSSAKNIVVSNDVAKDSIQTAIITKYDNLVKPLENRIVGKLAGALSKTLNTAGESSLGNVIADSQLAATSPAKLGGAQIALMNPGGVRADLTPDASGNVTYGQLFTVQPFGNTLVSMTVTGADLIELLEQQFTGYSNNQPFDRVLHVSTGFSYSYDRTQPAGQRVLRNTVMLNGSLISAVMTYRITVNNYLATGGDAFTVLTKGTNILGGAQDVDAFEAYIKAQSQTGSVAVPALTRIKRIN, encoded by the coding sequence ATGCATAAACCAACAACTTTAGCCATTGCGCTAGCCTTGGCCGGCGTACTAAACGCCTGCGGCGGCAGCAACGATGCCATTATCAGCAATCCATCTGTCACGCCAGCACCTGCCAGCGCACCGATCGAAGTAAAAATGCTGGCGATTAATGACTTTCATGGCAATTTGAAACCCGGTGGCACGGTGACGATTCCCGATCCGGCTGACGCGAGCAAAACCATCAAGGTCGCGGCCGGTGGCAGCGAATATATGGCGACTTGGATTAAAACGCTGAAGGCCAAAAACCCCAACAATATCGTGGTATCGGCCGGCGATTTGATCGGTGCTAGCCCATTGATTTCGGCGCTATTTCACGATGAGCCGACGATTGAGGCAATGAATGAGCTGGGTCTGGAGCTCAATGCGGTCGGCAATCATGAGTTTGACGATGGTCGTGATGAAGTCTTGCGAATGCAAAATGGTGGCTGCCATCCGACCGATGGCTGCAAAGGCGGTGCGACCTTTACCGGAGCCAAATTCAAATTTCTGGCGGCGAACGTGATCGATACCGCCAGCGGCAAAACCTTGTTCCCTGCGTATCAGACCAAGACCTTTGGCGGTGTGCCAGTCGCGTTTATTGGTATGACGCTGAAAAACACGCCGCAAATTGTGACGCCAAGCGGTGTGGCAGGTCTGAGCTTTAAAGACGAAGCCGACACGGTGAATGCGCTGGTGCCGGAGCTGAAAAAACAAGGCATCGAGTCAATCGTGGTGCTGGTGCACGAGGGTGCAACTCAAGGCGGTGGCCTCAATGAATGTAAAGGCGTGTCGGGCGCGATTGTGGATATCGTCAAACGTCTCGATCCGGCGGTCGATGCCGTGGTGTCAGGTCATACGCATCAAGCGTACAACTGCCAGATCAATGGCAAGCTGGTGACCAGTGCGAATCAATATGGCCGCGTGATTTCCGAGATTGACCTCACCATCGATCCAAAAACCCGCGATATTATCAAATCGTCGGCGAAAAACATTGTTGTGAGTAATGATGTTGCCAAAGACAGCATCCAGACTGCGATCATTACCAAATACGATAATCTGGTGAAGCCACTAGAAAACCGCATTGTAGGTAAGCTCGCCGGTGCGCTGTCTAAAACACTCAATACGGCCGGTGAAAGCAGCTTGGGGAATGTGATTGCCGATTCGCAATTGGCGGCCACGAGCCCGGCCAAATTGGGCGGCGCACAAATCGCCTTGATGAACCCGGGCGGTGTGCGGGCCGATTTGACGCCTGACGCGAGCGGCAACGTGACCTACGGTCAGCTGTTTACCGTACAGCCATTTGGCAACACGCTGGTGTCGATGACGGTAACGGGCGCTGATTTGATCGAATTGCTGGAGCAGCAATTTACCGGCTACAGCAATAACCAGCCGTTTGATCGTGTATTGCATGTCTCGACTGGTTTTAGCTACAGCTATGACCGCACGCAGCCAGCCGGTCAGCGCGTATTGCGCAATACGGTGATGCTCAATGGCTCATTGATTTCAGCGGTGATGACGTATCGGATTACCGTGAATAACTATCTGGCGACTGGTGGCGATGCGTTTACCGTGCTGACGAAGGGAACCAATATCCTCGGCGGCGCGCAAGACGTGGATGCATTTGAAGCCTATATCAAAGCCCAAAGCCAGACTGGTTCGGTAGCGGTACCAGCACTGACTCGCATCAAGCGAATCAACTAA
- a CDS encoding alpha/beta fold hydrolase translates to MPISSRFAHCLIYSSLICALSACGGGAYRDPTIDCLKKNPKASLDELKKCTTDTKTTPKPSPAATATPAPSPTSTGAPNNIRLSPPKQGLLSIGNNINLEYLDFGGKGEPVILLAGGGNTAYIYTRFAPMLSDQYRVIALSRRGYGASSQPSTGYDTATLSNDLHAAINALGLNRVTLIGHSIAGDEMTRFAALHPERVSRLVYLDAAYDRTAMLPVLLEKMPAIAEPEPTATQVASISGLQNYRQQTRGVRWPEEEIRALVKTTPQGEITEQVTPEHIEVQLITGVIAPDYSKVKAPALAIYAQPQKPSDVFPWLKPTDSQWLIAQTAINQTLLPAYQQQRDLFARTMAKQQTLVLPGANHYVFISHQDEVLRAIRAFMQ, encoded by the coding sequence ATGCCCATCTCTAGCCGCTTTGCCCACTGCCTTATCTACAGCTCGCTTATTTGCGCACTGAGCGCCTGCGGCGGTGGTGCATACCGCGATCCGACAATCGACTGCCTGAAGAAAAATCCTAAGGCCTCGCTTGATGAATTGAAAAAATGCACTACCGACACCAAGACAACACCGAAACCAAGCCCGGCTGCCACCGCTACACCTGCGCCAAGCCCAACGAGCACAGGAGCGCCAAACAATATCCGGCTTAGCCCGCCAAAGCAGGGCTTACTCTCGATTGGCAACAATATCAATCTGGAATATCTGGATTTTGGCGGCAAAGGCGAGCCGGTGATATTACTGGCCGGGGGTGGCAATACCGCTTATATATACACCCGTTTTGCCCCCATGCTCAGCGATCAGTACCGGGTGATTGCTTTAAGTCGCCGTGGTTATGGCGCGTCCAGCCAACCCAGCACCGGCTACGATACGGCCACGCTGAGCAATGACCTGCACGCGGCCATCAACGCACTGGGATTGAATCGCGTCACGCTCATCGGCCATTCAATTGCTGGCGATGAAATGACCCGCTTTGCTGCGCTTCATCCAGAGCGCGTCTCACGACTGGTTTATCTGGATGCCGCCTATGATCGCACCGCCATGCTCCCGGTACTGCTTGAAAAAATGCCAGCCATAGCCGAACCAGAGCCTACAGCGACGCAAGTTGCATCGATTAGCGGATTGCAGAATTACCGTCAGCAAACACGTGGGGTACGCTGGCCGGAGGAGGAAATTCGCGCACTGGTGAAAACCACCCCTCAAGGCGAGATTACCGAACAGGTCACACCGGAGCACATTGAGGTGCAGCTGATCACCGGTGTGATTGCGCCCGATTACAGCAAGGTCAAAGCACCTGCACTGGCCATTTATGCCCAGCCGCAAAAGCCCAGTGACGTTTTTCCCTGGCTTAAACCCACCGATAGCCAATGGCTAATTGCGCAAACTGCCATAAACCAGACTCTGCTGCCCGCTTATCAACAGCAACGCGATTTATTTGCCAGAACCATGGCCAAGCAGCAAACGCTGGTGCTGCCCGGTGCGAACCACTATGTATTTATCTCGCATCAGGACGAAGTACTCAGGGCGATTCGGGCATTTATGCAATAA